The region CACCTTCTTCGCCGCCACGGGCTTCCACGGATTGCACGTCACCCTGGGCGCTCTGATGATCTTGATTGTCTGGTGGCAGGCTCGCGCTGACGTTGGTCGTGTGACGGCTGCGGATCACTTCCCCCTCGAAGCGGCCGAGCTGTACTGGCACTTCGTGGATGGAATCTGGGTCATTCTGTTCGTCATCCTTTATTTGCTCTGATCGCTTGTCAGGGCTGGGATGCATGGCCACAATTCAGTTGAATTGATCGCGACAATGCTGGTCGGCGAAGAACTGCTGAACAAGGCCAGATCGCTCAGCAATCGGCCGGAGGATGACATCGCCAGAGGTTGCGGTTACGTCGGCCCCAGTGGTCGATTGCTGAAAAAGAGCTTCTACAGAGCACTGGTCGAAGCCAAGGCCGAAGCTCAGGGTTGGCAGCTTCCCCGCAGCACAACCAACAGCGGTGGGGGTGGCAGTCGCGGTCGGCAGGCCGAGTTCCGCACCCGTGTGCATGGGAACGGCAATCTGCTGATCGGACACGCCTACACCCGCAGGCTCGGTCTTGAGCCTGGCCAGGAATTCCGGATCGAGCTGAACCGCGACTCCG is a window of Synechococcus sp. A15-24 DNA encoding:
- a CDS encoding AbrB family transcriptional regulator, whose product is MLVGEELLNKARSLSNRPEDDIARGCGYVGPSGRLLKKSFYRALVEAKAEAQGWQLPRSTTNSGGGGSRGRQAEFRTRVHGNGNLLIGHAYTRRLGLEPGQEFRIELNRDSGSISLSPLDESAMESTPDQVQPFSESQASDMAGVE